The Micropterus dolomieu isolate WLL.071019.BEF.003 ecotype Adirondacks linkage group LG11, ASM2129224v1, whole genome shotgun sequence genomic interval CTTTCAGACTTTGGCTTCTGTGCTCAGATCAGCAAGGATATCCCTAAGAGGAAGTCTCTAGTGGGGACACCCTATTGGATGGCTCCTGAGGTCATCTCCAAATCACCATATGGCACTGAGGTGAGGAGGCACACATTCAAATCCACTCACACTGAATAGCAGTGGTGATTTGTCTCGTGCAGTATGAATGCCTAAGGTGGAAGATCTGTTTCCTAATTTATCTCTGTATTGGTGCACCAGGTGGATGTTTGGTCAATGGGTATCATGGTGGTGGAGATGGTGGATGGAGAGCCCCCGTACTTCAGTGAAACCCCTGTAGCAGCGATGAAGAGACTGAGGGATGAGCTGGCTCCAACTGTACGAAATGTCAGCCAGGTACgagaacagacacacatactcacatacACTCGTAACTTTCTTAAAACATGCTGTGTATAGCATTTGCAGTGACGTGGCTCTAGAGATGGTAATGTATGTGTCATGTGTCTTGAATAAATATCTCTGAATGATTATCATGACATTTGGTAAAGACAATGTTTTactttgtccaatactttggattatgactaaatacctgcaaaaataatgaaattctCATCAGTCTCAACTGTACTTTGGGTTTAGTGCTAATAAGTAAACATTAGCATGCCAATACGCCAAACTACGATTGTGAACATGGTAACCAATGCACTTGCTAAACATTACCATGATACAATAGCAGCAATATCTGATACAACCGtcacattttcattgtgagcctgttagcatttagctcaaagcaccactgtacCTAAGCACAGTCACACAGAttcgctagcatggctgtaaaatgtgacaaattaaTACCTTGGTATTGTCAATCAAATGCCATCTTGACAGCAGTATTGCCCCTTCTAGTTTCCCAAAAATAAGACAATGTTTCTTATCAAATCCCCTGCTTCttgttgaataaatgttatgttCTTATCAAAGTTAATAAAGACTTTCAGCTGTCTTGGTTGTAGTGTTACTATACttttacaaaaatgtatcaaaataacTACTGCAACAATTTATTGgagttaaaatatatttacccATTACTCTCTGGTCCAGATCTCCCCAGTTCTAAAAGACTTCCTGGACCGTATGCTGACTCGGGACCCTCTAGAGCGGGCCAGCGCCACTGACCTGCTGGAGCACCCCTTCCTGCTGCAGAGCGGTTCACCTCAGTGCCTGGTCCCGCTGGTGGAGCAGTACCGCAAGCGCATGTCCCGTTGCTGACCCTGTGGGGGATCCCTCTCACCAATGCCCACCTTAAATCTGACCTGTCCAGGCCTCGGACGAGGACCAGCACCGGGTTACAACTCCTCTTGCACCCAAGCCAATGGGCGATCAGCTCTAGAGAAACAGACCCAGAGAGCATGTTGCTGCCAGAGTGATGGTGGCAGGACGGCAAGTTTGGTTGAAAGACACCGCATGGTCTCGGGCATGACAGAAGCACTTTAGGAGTGAGTTAAAGGCAGCATGCAATCCCTCACCTCTCAACTCGGTTCGAATCCGAATATTGATTGGCTTCCTTTAACATTCAGTGGGATTCAACACAAGATGGTGCATATCAACTAATCGATATTCCACGTAACTATATGTAATGAACACGTGCTACTCTAAAGATCCTTTATAGTGTTTATAGTGGGCATTATTGCTAGCCGTGTAAAGCTTATAAAGCTGGTGTTAGGCTCAAACCACAGTAGCTCATTGTGACATTGTTAGGGAAGGATAAAGTTACctctgcacactcacacactctgtTGTGGAAACTCGGTCAGTACACTCCACAAATACTGACAGTAGACTCTTTGCATGGCCAAATGGAGGCACACCTGGCCTGATGCGAATATGCTTGAATATGTACCAAACTGGGATGTGAAAGACATTTCTCTTTTATTAGCATAATAAATGGGTAGATGAAAGCCCAGCTGCTACTATTGGGCTATTGGAAAATCACCAGTACCATATTCctctttttcacatttattatttatttccaaaAGGTATTGTGGATTGTTTGTATGATGTGAAGTTGCAAATATGGTTTCATTATTAAGTATGGACTAAGCAGAAACATGAataatgtaaatacaaatactGGATATTAGGTCATTACACCTGCTGCAGTAAATTATATGAGATGAattcaaaattttacttttctttactGAAATGTGAGTGTATaattgtatgtgtgcatgtgtgtgtgtgtgtgtgtgtgtgtgtgtgtgtgtgtgtgtgtgagcacatgGGCACATGGATGTGTGTGAGGCAACATCTCACTGTTTGCTTCTGATACAGCCCTCTTTGTACTGTgacagactttttaaaaaccaccagatgtgtgtgtgttgctcctCAACAAGATGTATATGACTGCATTTGTTTGCCTAGATAAAGCACACAGGCCTGGCATGTGATGCTGCAGGACGTCCACCTGCTCAGAAACACTTTGCACATAGTCTTTGTATTCTGACACGGATACATGTTGACATGTTTCATGTATTTCTATCTCTGTGTGGATCATTCATGGAAAAGAgaattacacattttaattttgtataaatcaataaatgatGCATATTGAATCAGAATTCATCCCTCATTttcctcattcacacacatgtagATATTAATGAATACTGgtgttttaaagtgtttattATGTATTCAGCATGGATCATACAGTGCACAGTCACTGAATATCGTTAAGCAAAATACGTACAATATTTCTTATAAACACAGAAGCAATATCAAATCCATTAAATTCCATACAATATAAATCTTATAtatgtcaaacaaaaataattattttcagtaGCTCACAGATGGATATTGTgttaatttataaattatttcaaatatagAATAGCAAAATTGTATGCAACTGAACAATAAGCTTTTAAACctcttgttttttattgataaaTATTGAAAAAACTAATGAACtgcaacaaaagcaaaatattgTTATTTCTCTCAATAAATAGATAACATCATCAAACAATCAAACTGCATTGTCAGAATTTTTACCAGCCATTTCTGTTGCTTCATAATGTCCTTATTCTAATCAAGGGCGGACTGAGAAGAGCAGCTTTCAAACTCGCACTTCACTCCACTGATGCTGTCAACGCTTGGCTGGCTGTTTACCTGctgatgtgtgtgagagagagggaaggttTCGGAGCGGGACATGCGCCCTCGGCCATTAGAGGAGCCAGACGAACAGTCTGTCACCATTCTCATGAACTCTGGTGCGGTGAATCTACGCAGCAGTCTGTTGCCCAGGCCCATGAACCCCGGCATACGGCTTGGGATCTTCCCCGTCTCGATCTCCCCTCTGGAAGACAGCAGTTTGTTGTGTCTGCTGGTCGGGCCAAAGCTTCCCCTCTTCTGCTGCTCTCTTTTACTTGATGGAACTATGTCATTAGCCTCTTCTGATTTGAGATTCTCCTCGACTGCTCTCACGGGCTGACTTTTGCCGTTTAAAAGAGGTTTTGGCACTGAGCCAGTTTTGTTAGCATCGTTTGTCAGGCCCCGGGTGTTCCTTTGACATTCCATCTTGTCTATAAGGCATCTCTCATCCTGTAGCGAGGCTCTCTTTAATTTGCTGGCTGACAGGCTCATGTCACGCACATCACCCTGATAGGACTGCTttctgttgctcagaaggtccAGGTTAAACGACTTCGCTTTTCCCCAGAGAGGAAAACTAACTGGTGTAGGCTCTTGGAGTCCAGTGTTTCTGACATCTTTCTGGCTTGGCTGAGGCAGAGAGTTCAGTGTTTTAGCCCCTCTCGGGTCTCTAAGCTGGCAATTTTGCAGTTGTTTGGCTGTGAAGAGAACGCTGTGATCCCCTTCAAACTGGCTTTTCTCTCGCTGAGGAGGCAGAGCCCAGTTGTGGCGATGGTTCTCCTCTTGAGACTGGCTCCTGGGACATCTGAAGCGGTTCCACAGCCCGCTACTGTCACCAACCTTCAGCTGTTTCTGAAATACCCCAGGCAGTTGGTCTTCATTGCTATTCAACTGCTTGGAGAACCTCTCCAGAACATGCCTGGGGAGCCTGTTGGGCAGCCGACACTCTCCTTCACCATTGGTACCCGAATCAGCAAGTGGATCATCTGTGCCAACACCCCTCCTGCAAGGAAAGTTCAGAATCTGTACGCACTGGTTATGTCCGAAGAAGTTGGCCACCTCGATGGCTGAGTGACCAGCATTATTTGTTCTGTCCAGCCTCAGTCCCAATCTTTTGAAAGCCCGGACCAGAAACTCCAGAACCTGGCTATGCCCAGAAAAGGCAGCATACATCAGAGCACTGTTACCCCAGGCGTCAAAGATGTCGGGGTCAGCATTGAATTGCACAAGAAGCTTGACCACGTCCAGGTGACCCAACTCACAGACAAGGCTCAGGGCTGTGCGACCGTCCTCATCCTGGCAGTTGACATCTGCCCCTTTCTCCAGCAGCAGCCGGGTGAACTTGGCCCTGGTCCCGGGGTCTTGTAGGCAGACAGCATACATGAGCGGAGTGCGGCTGTTTTCTGTCTTAGAGTTGATGATGCGTCCATCCAAGGCGTCCAGGATGAAGCGTGCGAGGTGAACTTTACCGCCGTGCATGGCATCTAGGAAGGTCTTGGTGCCAGAACCCTGGCGTAAATCTTTCGGTCGCATCATTCTTGAACAGCTACTTGTGGAGCTGAGCCGTCAAGTGAGCCGAGAAAGAAGGTGACAAATAGGGAGAGAAAGTGTGTAGCAAGTTCTCTGAGGCTCTCCGTGTTGACAGTGAATGCATTTACTTCAGAGTAAGACTCAGAGAGGAGCTGCCAGTGCTTTTATACCTCCCTCTTCACATGCCCTCCCCACGTTGCCAAGGAAACGTCTGAGGACCATTATGCAGTGGCAGCATCCATTCAGCCCAAGCACTATCTGCCTGGAGAGAAATATATGCTATTTGAACAGAATAATTACTCAAGGAGAAAAAACATGGccaatgtttttcatgtgagGTCTGTGAGGTTaaccatttttacttttctttgatGCAAATTAACTTCATTAACAAATTCCTGCTGCTGATAGAATAGTCAAATATAGAAGGACAATCCGGCATTTTGTGAAATTTATGAATAGTACATTATGTTGAGTCCATTTATATTCAAGACTCTACTGTTAACAGGACTCTCAACAAAGGTTTGAGGGAAGATTGAAATTAAGCTTTGAGAGTTCGCCTCAAAGGACAGGAGGGAAAATTAACAGCTTGTTTTCTGCCCTACATGTGTTTTAAATGCTGCATCCACCTATCCTCTGCTCTTAGTTTACTCAAATCAACAAATTCAAATTATGCTACTCTACTGTGCCTTGACTTTCTCAAGGTTTCATAATAATGAGTTTGCCTGAAggtcttttttttgtcatggtaAATAGAAAATCCACTGAGAAGGGCTTTAAGAGCCATGTTTAATTATCttattgaattaaaaaaaaaactaaacagtaCCCAGCTGATGTGATCAGACTGATCTTTGTCAAACAATCCAGCCGTTGCAGTGACATGGATCCCTTTAATCCCTTAGATTTACGAACAAGACCGCTGTTTGTATGAGGATATCAGCATGATTATTATCTATTGCTTTAGGAagtaagaataaaaataaatgctctTGTGATTATAGACCTCCTCTAAATATAACTGTTCACAGTATAAACTATAATATTGTTGTAGTAAGGGAGTATGTCTATCATGAGCCTTGTTAAGCACACAGGTAATACTGCTCTATTGCATTTCTTCATTACttaaataattcattattttgtttgacTGTCTCCAATTTCCTTACAACcttcaagtttgtttttaatatttactcAGTTTATTACTTTCAACATCAAAAGcaccaaatttaaaaacttCTCTCTTGTATCTTTTGTCAAAgcttgtgttaaaaaaaatgacaaggACCCTTTACGCAGCTGTTTCTCCTCCACAAGACcagaatttaatttcaattGCTAATATAAATCTCAGCAGGACCCAAAACTGTGCCAAACAGTGGAGGTGAGAGAAACATCGTCGGGGTTCTGTCTTCCTCACCGTTAAGCATCCGGCTTCATCAAAACCTCAGCGGGGCCTTTATACAGCACCGAGAGCCATTCAAGCATCTAAACATGGCTGAAATTCATCAACAGACCAATACTTCCTCCTGGGCCAGAGTCTGGATCCGCACGTGTTATAATGCTCTGCCTTCTATACTATTAATAGAAAGGAAGTTGAAACtcaatacaaataataaaatggtAAAACTGAATTACTGATAGGAGCAGGCCTGTGAGATGAATGGAACATAAACCTCTGTATATGATTAAATAAgacagtctacagccatgctagcagctctgtgacgcttcatcatcatcatcatcttcatttttatttgtcacaaaCACAAGCTGGAAAAAAAAGATAGCAGTAGATGAAAAGTAAAGGGACCAAAATATATGTACCAGatttcatggtaatccatcAAATAAAGCCtcaaatgtgaacctcatgaTGGCGGTCAAAGGAAAATCAGGCTTTACCAAactcattaggattcatcctccaGTGACCACGAATATTTGTGAAAACTTTCTTGGCATTTAatagagatatttcagtctggatcaaagtggtaGACTGACATTCAGATCAACATTGCCATCCATGGAGCCATGAAAATCTCAAGAAATATCTGTCAAATATGTCcatgtatatacagtgggtatggaaagtattcagacccctttaaatttttcactctttgtttcattgcagccattttccaaaaatcaaaaaagttcattttatttctcagtaatgtacactcagcaccccatcttgacagaaaaaaacagaaatgtagaaatttttgcaaatttattaaaaaagaaaaactgaaatatcacatggtcataagtattcagaccctttgctcagtatttagtagaagcacccttttgatctaatacagccatgagtcgttttgggaaacaagtttttcacatctggatttgggtatcctctgccattcctccttgcagatcctctccagttctgtcaggttggatggtaaacgttggtggacagccattttcaggtctctccagagatgctcaattgggtttaagtcaNNNNNNNNNNNNNNNNNNNNNNNNNNNNNNNNNNNNNNNNNNNNNNNNNNNNNNNNNNNNNNNNNNNNNNNNNNNNNNNNNNNNNNNNNNNNNNNNNNNNattctcatttgctctgacatgcactgtgagctgtaaggtcttatatagacaggtgtgtggctttcctaatcaagtccaatcagtataatcaaacacagctggactcaaatgaaggcgtagaaccatctcaaggatgatcagaagaaatagacagcacctgagttaaatatgagtgtcacggcaaagggtctgaatacttatgaccatgtgatatttcagtttttcttttttaataaatttgcaaaaatttctacatttctgtttttttctgtcaagatggggtgctgagtgtacattactgagaaataaaatgaacttttttgatttttggaaaatggctgcaatgaaacaaagagtgaaaaatttaaaggggtctgaatactttccgtacccactgtaaatatGTACACTTTACTGGGATACAACGGATTGGTTGTTGGACCTTAAAGAATGCATCTCACAAGTTAGGCAACATTCTTAGTCCATTACTACACAGTATATTGCACTACAGTGTAGTCTTTTTCTGTAGCAGTTCCTCCCATTCCCcctcatcccaaaggtgttcacCTGGGTTGAAATGTGGAGTAAAAGCTGTCACAGTAAACTGAACTCACTGCCATGTTCCTGGAATTACCTGGCAGTGATGAGCTCATAGTGCATTATACTGCTGGAAGtacacatttgaaaaataatagACTGTGACCATGAGAATGTAGATGCTTCTGTCCAGAAATAATATTTATGTATGCTCAGCTAAAATCACACTACCAGCTATAGGCTACCTGTGGCATTTAGATGGATCCCTGGATTCATACTGATAATGTCAGATTCTAAACCTAATACTGCCAGCACATCATGACAGAAATTAAGAATAGTTGGACTAGGTGGTTTTTCCAGATTGCAGTTCTCTAGTTTTGGTGATCATGCTCCAGATTTAGTCTGGTCTTTTATCAAATTTGTAGCTGAAGAGATCCCAGTATGGTC includes:
- the LOC123979164 gene encoding uncharacterized protein LOC123979164, whose translation is MMRPKDLRQGSGTKTFLDAMHGGKVHLARFILDALDGRIINSKTENSRTPLMYAVCLQDPGTRAKFTRLLLEKGADVNCQDEDGRTALSLVCELGHLDVVKLLVQFNADPDIFDAWGNSALMYAAFSGHSQVLEFLVRAFKRLGLRLDRTNNAGHSAIEVANFFGHNQCVQILNFPCRRGVGTDDPLADSGTNGEGECRLPNRLPRHVLERFSKQLNSNEDQLPGVFQKQLKVGDSSGLWNRFRCPRSQSQEENHRHNWALPPQREKSQFEGDHSVLFTAKQLQNCQLRDPRGAKTLNSLPQPSQKDVRNTGLQEPTPVSFPLWGKAKSFNLDLLSNRKQSYQGDVRDMSLSASKLKRASLQDERCLIDKMECQRNTRGLTNDANKTGSVPKPLLNGKSQPVRAVEENLKSEEANDIVPSSKREQQKRGSFGPTSRHNKLLSSRGEIETGKIPSRMPGFMGLGNRLLRRFTAPEFMRMVTDCSSGSSNGRGRMSRSETFPLSHTHQQVNSQPSVDSISGVKCEFESCSSQSALD